A DNA window from Micromonospora sp. NBC_01739 contains the following coding sequences:
- a CDS encoding response regulator transcription factor yields MIRVLLVDDQHLIRAGLRMLCESTPDLEVVGEADNGREAVSLAARLRPEVVVMDLRMPGVDGITATGRILAERPATRVLVLTTFGDDDHLYPALTAGACGFLLKDAPPTELLNGIRRAASGDSPFSPQVLRRLVQRAVHARPGTPQRLDGLTAREQEVLGLVAEGLSNTEIAQRLHIGVTTVKTHITSLMTKTGSPNRVRLALFAHGV; encoded by the coding sequence ATGATCCGGGTGCTGCTGGTCGACGATCAGCATCTGATCCGCGCCGGTCTGCGGATGCTGTGTGAGTCCACCCCCGACCTCGAGGTGGTCGGGGAGGCCGACAACGGTCGGGAGGCGGTGTCCCTGGCCGCCCGGCTGCGGCCCGAGGTGGTGGTGATGGATCTGCGGATGCCGGGGGTGGACGGGATCACCGCCACCGGTCGCATCCTCGCCGAGCGGCCGGCCACCCGGGTGCTGGTGCTGACCACCTTCGGCGACGACGACCACCTGTATCCGGCCCTGACCGCCGGGGCCTGCGGGTTCCTGCTCAAGGACGCACCCCCCACCGAGCTGCTCAACGGCATCCGACGGGCGGCATCCGGGGACAGCCCGTTCAGCCCGCAGGTGCTGCGGCGGCTGGTGCAGCGGGCGGTGCACGCCCGCCCGGGCACCCCCCAACGTCTGGACGGGCTGACCGCGCGGGAGCAGGAGGTGCTGGGGCTGGTCGCCGAGGGCCTGTCCAACACGGAGATCGCCCAGCGGCTGCACATCGGTGTCACCACCGTCAAGACCCACATCACCAGCCTGATGACGAAGACCGGCAGCCCCAACCGGGTACGCCTGGCGTTGTTCGCCCACGGGGTCTGA
- a CDS encoding sensor histidine kinase, whose protein sequence is MGWVGRLFDARDSFARMLLLDLAGLGYLIFNPLGGSRPVATQWTLAVIAFSLGLLLHHRPVVNLVAQTALLAVAIQLLDDITINQVGSSWALLELTMRAGSTRTIWLAAAGLAAVALTDSIGRPLPRFFAGVVGLLLEVGVPLLLGLVVRTTRELATQAQQRAAEEQRRRESEQRAARADERSAIARELHDVVAHHVASMVLRVGVARHVLTDLDPRVGAVFDDVHGTGTAALADLRRLVAVLRDPEAVRGDAALTAIEPSALPAALGAAVDRARQAGITVEADIDPAIGAIDAVRGLAVLRLTQEALTNVAKHAGAAAVARLTVRMVEGAVHWEVVDDGPGRVPAGLPDGGGHGIAGMRERVAVLGGRLAAGPVEQPGRGWQVRTVLPAATGGVS, encoded by the coding sequence GTGGGGTGGGTGGGGCGCCTGTTCGACGCGCGGGACAGCTTCGCGCGGATGCTCCTGCTCGACCTCGCGGGCCTCGGTTACCTGATCTTCAACCCGCTCGGTGGCAGTCGGCCGGTGGCCACCCAGTGGACCCTGGCGGTGATCGCCTTCTCCCTCGGCCTGCTGTTGCACCACCGGCCGGTGGTCAACCTGGTGGCGCAGACCGCTTTGCTGGCCGTGGCGATCCAGTTGCTCGACGACATCACGATCAACCAGGTGGGGTCCAGTTGGGCGTTGCTCGAACTGACCATGCGCGCCGGATCCACCCGGACGATCTGGCTGGCCGCGGCCGGGCTGGCGGCAGTGGCCCTGACCGACTCGATCGGCAGGCCCCTGCCCCGGTTCTTCGCCGGAGTGGTCGGGTTGCTGCTGGAGGTCGGGGTTCCGCTGCTGCTCGGCCTGGTGGTCCGGACGACCCGCGAGTTGGCCACCCAGGCCCAGCAGCGGGCGGCGGAGGAACAGCGCCGCCGGGAATCGGAGCAGCGGGCCGCCCGCGCGGACGAACGCAGCGCCATCGCCCGGGAACTGCACGACGTGGTGGCCCATCATGTGGCCTCGATGGTGCTGCGGGTCGGGGTGGCCCGGCATGTCCTCACCGACCTGGATCCCCGGGTGGGCGCGGTCTTCGACGACGTGCACGGCACCGGCACCGCGGCCCTGGCGGATTTGCGCCGGCTGGTCGCGGTGCTGCGCGACCCCGAGGCGGTACGCGGGGACGCGGCGCTGACCGCGATCGAGCCGTCGGCGCTGCCGGCCGCCCTGGGGGCGGCCGTGGACCGGGCCCGCCAGGCCGGGATCACCGTGGAGGCCGACATCGACCCGGCGATCGGTGCAATCGACGCGGTACGGGGTCTGGCGGTGCTGCGGCTGACCCAGGAGGCGCTGACCAATGTGGCCAAGCACGCCGGTGCCGCCGCGGTGGCCCGGCTGACCGTGCGGATGGTCGAGGGGGCCGTGCACTGGGAGGTGGTCGACGACGGGCCGGGCCGGGTGCCGGCCGGGCTGCCGGACGGCGGTGGCCACGGCATAGCGGGGATGCGGGAACGGGTGGCGGTGCTCGGCGGCCGGTTGGCGGCCGGGCCGGTCGAGCAGCCGGGCAGGGGCTGGCAGGTACGCACCGTGCTGCCCGCCGCCACGGGAGGGGTGTCATGA
- a CDS encoding ABA4-like family protein — translation MTEVLFTLTFAVAAPFWALMILAPKWSVTARIIASPWIVLPGVVIYALLVLPALGEVLPAVASPTLQGVRGLLGEPDGAAAGWAHMIVFDLFVGRWAWLDSRKRQVPSLVMAPVLLLTILLGPLGLGAYLALRGRWTPGRTDPEG, via the coding sequence ATGACCGAGGTGCTGTTCACGTTGACCTTCGCGGTGGCCGCTCCCTTCTGGGCGCTGATGATCCTGGCACCGAAGTGGTCGGTGACCGCCCGGATCATCGCCTCGCCGTGGATCGTGCTCCCCGGTGTGGTGATCTACGCGCTGCTGGTGCTGCCCGCCCTCGGCGAGGTGCTGCCGGCGGTGGCCTCCCCGACCCTTCAGGGGGTACGTGGCCTGCTGGGTGAACCGGACGGTGCGGCGGCGGGCTGGGCGCACATGATCGTGTTCGATCTGTTCGTCGGCCGGTGGGCCTGGCTGGACAGTCGCAAGCGGCAGGTGCCGTCGTTGGTGATGGCGCCGGTGCTGCTGTTGACCATCCTGCTCGGGCCCCTCGGCCTGGGCGCGTACCTGGCTCTGCGGGGCAGGTGGACCCCCGGGCGTACCGATCCGGAGGGCTAG
- a CDS encoding FAD-binding oxidoreductase, which yields MRDHPAVTSGGIAEAVFGRAAARFWDTVQEGCPGLLPEGDAPLIVAGLLRLVGGGDDGPGRLALLTVLGRVYREHRLRPDHAALVGAALTVAVPTMPPEAATWRRAWRLVERAAARVGGGPASWPVEVLGRDRAGDTITILTVRPWRRLPFRPGDAVPVNVPQHPGRWRWYCPANAPRADGTVELHVRAVPGGDVSHRLAHQVRPGDLLRLGPPTPTGLSLPGSPTPLLLVAGGTGLAPLRALVEQIAAAAAQPEVTLVVGARTFADLYDAIALDRLAQARPWLRIVPALSHDPRAEPGEQGDALTVALDHLRPDQQVYVCGPPAMLAGSRLRLLAAGVPADRIRLPDQIPWR from the coding sequence ATGCGCGACCACCCTGCCGTGACATCCGGCGGCATCGCCGAGGCGGTCTTCGGTCGCGCTGCCGCCCGGTTCTGGGACACCGTGCAGGAGGGCTGCCCGGGGCTGCTGCCGGAGGGGGATGCGCCGCTGATCGTCGCCGGGCTGTTGCGGCTGGTGGGTGGCGGTGACGACGGGCCGGGGCGGTTGGCCCTGCTGACGGTCCTCGGCCGGGTGTACCGGGAGCACCGGCTGCGCCCCGACCATGCGGCTCTGGTCGGGGCGGCGCTGACTGTCGCCGTACCCACGATGCCACCGGAGGCCGCGACCTGGCGGCGGGCCTGGCGTCTGGTCGAGCGCGCCGCCGCCCGGGTGGGTGGCGGGCCGGCGTCCTGGCCGGTCGAGGTCCTCGGCCGGGACCGGGCCGGGGACACCATCACCATCCTGACCGTACGCCCCTGGCGGCGGCTGCCGTTTCGGCCCGGCGACGCGGTGCCGGTGAACGTGCCGCAGCATCCGGGGCGGTGGCGCTGGTACTGCCCGGCCAATGCCCCACGCGCCGACGGCACCGTGGAGCTGCATGTCCGTGCCGTGCCCGGCGGCGACGTCTCACATCGGCTGGCCCATCAGGTACGCCCCGGCGACCTGCTGCGGCTCGGCCCACCCACCCCCACCGGCCTGTCCCTGCCGGGGTCCCCGACTCCGCTGCTGCTGGTGGCCGGTGGCACCGGGCTGGCGCCGCTGCGTGCCCTGGTCGAGCAGATCGCCGCCGCAGCAGCTCAACCGGAGGTCACCCTGGTCGTCGGGGCCCGGACCTTCGCCGACCTGTACGACGCGATCGCCCTGGACAGGCTGGCCCAGGCCCGCCCCTGGCTGCGGATCGTGCCCGCCCTCTCCCACGACCCGCGCGCCGAGCCCGGCGAGCAGGGTGACGCCCTCACGGTCGCGCTGGACCATCTCCGCCCCGACCAGCAGGTGTACGTCTGTGGGCCGCCCGCGATGCTCGCCGGTTCCCGGCTGCGGCTGCTGGCCGCCGGGGTGCCCGCCGACCGCATCCGCCTGCCCGACCAGATTCCGTGGCGCTGA
- a CDS encoding helix-turn-helix domain-containing protein gives MTPANCPRCGGRLARDNHSGRCAPCQAANRDRLTAPPAVPPPFWDHQPVRAALARRHLGQLIRAYRHHPYHGRLPLTQSVVAGWLGITQAQLSRIENGPPPIHLDRLTHWATLLRIPEKLLWFRLLRKGADPAPVGWASSAPHSPDEKPGTLDASPYGEVVTTNRRQFTTLAALVGLGSSDQLDLLTRSVDATPAIGMDHVRLARSVVDDFRRADAVIGANGLREVAIHVHARLSELAAKARYSRDVGEALQSALADLAIETAWLAIDSEHRATARPYLNEAITRARIADDPHVEVRALTQLSLLLRPVQPIESLHCAEAALRNSAGWATPRLRTLLHLRRAHTLAELGDASAHERAMAKARHELERGPHEDDEGFVHFVNEQEVQGIRGLSYLDLDKPDRAAEAFRSVAEHPSPQHRRNQVYYAVHLTEATRRQGDINEAARMALDVLPAVRRLNSQRVTKHLGQIRSDLGRLRQPTAPVREFTQAYDERIAP, from the coding sequence GTGACACCTGCCAACTGCCCCCGCTGCGGGGGACGCCTGGCGCGCGATAACCACAGCGGACGCTGCGCCCCCTGCCAGGCCGCCAACCGCGACCGGCTCACCGCACCCCCGGCCGTGCCACCACCCTTCTGGGACCACCAGCCGGTACGCGCCGCACTGGCCCGACGCCACCTCGGGCAGCTCATCCGGGCCTACCGCCACCACCCGTACCACGGTCGGCTTCCGCTCACCCAGTCCGTGGTGGCCGGGTGGCTCGGCATCACCCAGGCCCAACTCAGCCGCATCGAGAACGGCCCCCCACCCATCCACCTGGACCGCCTCACCCACTGGGCCACCCTGCTGCGCATTCCCGAAAAACTGCTCTGGTTCCGGCTGCTCCGCAAAGGTGCGGACCCGGCTCCGGTGGGCTGGGCCTCTTCCGCACCGCATTCACCCGACGAGAAGCCGGGTACTTTGGACGCATCACCCTATGGGGAGGTGGTCACCACGAACCGCCGACAGTTCACCACTCTGGCCGCTCTGGTCGGTCTGGGCTCCAGCGACCAACTGGACCTGCTCACGCGATCCGTCGACGCCACACCCGCCATCGGCATGGACCATGTGCGGCTGGCCCGCAGCGTGGTGGATGATTTCCGACGGGCGGACGCCGTCATCGGCGCGAACGGTCTTCGGGAGGTGGCGATTCACGTCCACGCCCGCCTGTCGGAGTTGGCGGCGAAGGCACGCTACAGCCGTGATGTGGGTGAAGCCCTCCAGAGTGCCCTGGCTGACCTCGCCATCGAAACCGCCTGGCTGGCGATCGACTCCGAGCACCGGGCCACCGCCCGGCCATACCTCAACGAGGCGATCACCCGCGCACGGATCGCCGACGACCCGCACGTCGAGGTACGTGCTCTCACCCAACTCTCGCTGCTGCTGCGGCCGGTGCAGCCGATCGAGTCGTTGCACTGCGCCGAGGCCGCCCTGCGCAACTCCGCCGGTTGGGCCACCCCACGCCTGCGGACGCTGCTGCATCTGCGCCGGGCGCACACGCTCGCCGAACTCGGTGACGCCAGCGCTCACGAACGCGCCATGGCCAAGGCCCGGCACGAGTTGGAGCGCGGCCCGCACGAGGACGACGAAGGCTTCGTGCACTTCGTCAACGAGCAGGAGGTGCAGGGCATCCGTGGCCTGTCGTACCTAGACCTCGACAAACCCGACCGCGCGGCCGAGGCGTTCCGGTCGGTCGCCGAGCATCCCTCGCCACAACATCGGCGCAACCAGGTCTATTACGCCGTCCACCTGACCGAGGCGACCCGCCGGCAGGGAGACATCAACGAAGCTGCGCGAATGGCCCTCGATGTGCTGCCCGCCGTGCGGCGGCTGAACTCCCAGCGAGTCACGAAGCATCTGGGCCAGATCAGGTCCGACCTCGGTCGACTGCGGCAACCAACAGCGCCGGTCCGAGAATTCACCCAGGCATATGACGAGCGGATCGCCCCATGA
- a CDS encoding GNAT family N-acetyltransferase, which yields MIDKLVLETINAAESEERTDDLVALYVEIYTDAGEFYGEDRYRRQLTLHRQRPGWQMVTATVDGELVGYIYGFPLAPDTKWWNGIEEPYPAGFTEEDGRRTFALSELLVRPAWQRQGIARALHDELVGARPESRMTLLARPDNAPAQAAYRSWGWQWVTCLRPAWGNAPLFEVLIREHR from the coding sequence ATGATCGACAAGCTTGTCCTGGAGACCATCAACGCCGCGGAATCCGAGGAGCGCACCGACGATCTCGTCGCCCTCTACGTGGAGATCTACACGGACGCCGGGGAGTTCTACGGTGAGGACCGGTACCGACGCCAACTCACGCTGCACCGCCAGCGACCCGGGTGGCAGATGGTGACGGCAACGGTCGACGGCGAACTGGTCGGCTACATCTACGGATTCCCACTGGCGCCGGACACCAAATGGTGGAACGGCATCGAGGAACCGTATCCGGCGGGCTTCACCGAAGAGGACGGGCGGCGGACCTTCGCCCTCAGCGAGCTGCTGGTCCGCCCCGCCTGGCAGCGCCAGGGGATCGCACGGGCGCTACATGACGAACTCGTCGGTGCCCGCCCTGAGTCCCGAATGACCCTGCTCGCCCGGCCCGACAATGCCCCCGCCCAGGCGGCCTACCGGTCCTGGGGCTGGCAATGGGTCACCTGCCTACGCCCCGCCTGGGGAAACGCCCCCCTCTTCGAGGTCCTCATCCGAGAGCACCGATAA
- a CDS encoding protein-L-isoaspartate O-methyltransferase family protein has protein sequence MIGGVSGRIVTAAAPSGELADGKPPPVMEGSPVAVADSLLGGVPERYYVHNENRGETLHRSAPEAIQRDVIALEVSEGDHVLEIGTGTGYSGALLAARAGTSGRVTSVDISDHLVTWANRLHHQRGVTTITCHVADGMIGYRPNAPYQRIAAWCTPPRLPRTWVDQLAPDGRIVACLPIAAQPSTTLVATITLTKGQPRVETVTFGGYAQSTATAVEDALTIPARWVDYRVDHPELAWMSIGWRDDDDPQHTGARTALNLLLDPDHTETYHRAPLDWLSWTAYSVIVGGPQRSLTALGDGRRGIGHTTATSAAVILTDGTILADSADSPSLAALRTWLQRWEQAGRPSATWFDASLLPNDESDPPGWDLRITAPRR, from the coding sequence GTGATCGGTGGCGTCTCGGGGCGGATCGTCACCGCCGCCGCACCCAGCGGCGAGCTCGCTGACGGTAAGCCACCGCCCGTGATGGAAGGGAGTCCTGTGGCCGTCGCCGATTCACTGCTCGGAGGTGTGCCTGAGCGCTACTACGTCCACAACGAGAACCGCGGTGAAACCCTGCATCGGTCCGCGCCGGAGGCCATCCAGCGGGACGTGATCGCCCTTGAGGTCAGCGAAGGTGACCACGTGCTGGAAATCGGCACCGGCACGGGATACTCCGGCGCGCTCCTCGCCGCCCGAGCCGGCACGTCCGGGCGCGTGACCAGCGTCGACATCAGCGACCACCTCGTCACATGGGCGAACCGGCTGCACCACCAACGCGGCGTCACCACGATCACCTGCCACGTTGCCGACGGCATGATCGGCTACCGGCCAAACGCTCCCTACCAGCGAATCGCGGCCTGGTGCACGCCCCCACGGCTGCCCAGAACATGGGTCGACCAACTCGCCCCAGACGGACGCATCGTGGCCTGCCTTCCCATCGCCGCGCAACCATCCACCACCCTGGTCGCGACCATCACCCTCACCAAGGGACAACCGCGAGTCGAAACGGTGACCTTCGGCGGCTACGCCCAGAGCACCGCTACTGCCGTGGAAGACGCCCTGACCATCCCCGCCCGCTGGGTGGACTACCGCGTTGACCATCCCGAACTGGCCTGGATGTCCATCGGCTGGCGCGACGATGACGACCCGCAGCACACCGGTGCCCGCACAGCGCTCAACCTGCTGCTCGACCCCGACCACACAGAGACCTACCACCGCGCGCCCTTGGACTGGCTGTCATGGACGGCCTACTCGGTCATCGTCGGCGGGCCACAACGCAGTCTCACCGCCCTGGGCGACGGCAGGCGCGGCATCGGACACACCACCGCAACCTCCGCCGCCGTGATCCTGACCGATGGCACCATCCTCGCCGACAGCGCAGACTCCCCGTCCCTGGCAGCGCTACGGACCTGGCTACAACGATGGGAACAAGCGGGACGGCCAAGCGCCACCTGGTTCGACGCAAGCCTTCTACCCAACGACGAGAGTGATCCTCCAGGCTGGGATTTGCGGATCACGGCCCCGCGCCGGTAA
- a CDS encoding AAA family ATPase, which produces MSHYDEARRDLDSYIAARVPLIGIRTPEQVRAVRLLREVASSTRRVNLPFSIYTRATGLRDLRTNNSLQDDRSLVAAMDFAASQFTRRAQATTAFVDPDMLDSDSPVTRHLAELARLADDHSGSIVLITDTPLWSGLQRLGMSITLEPPNVDEMYDIVVGFLKEQQGAITIDWTAADARRAAQFLVGVPEGTAVNILATIATAGRLHREDLDRLTEVKDKHFSDLAGLERVPLGAADHLIGGLHQLRTWLDLRHKVMLSDLRETWLRPPRGVLLVGVPGCGKSLSAKAVAAQWRLPLYRLDFAAILGMYVGQSEARLREALEMADRTAPCVLWIDEIEKGLSGQYDSTGVSRRMVGQFLYWLQESRSRVFVVATSNDVRSLPPELLRKGRFDELFFVDLPDETERAEIIRLYHGRYLRTEPDEELVGRLVAASDGFAGSDIEAALRELGYTVHTEGAASLRPEFVVDTFVNTNPMSRTHPEEIAELRAWGRERAIPAGASGAAGTPAAGGRRRVIVPGDT; this is translated from the coding sequence TTGTCCCATTACGACGAGGCCCGCCGGGACCTCGACAGCTACATCGCCGCACGGGTCCCCCTCATCGGCATCCGAACCCCCGAGCAGGTACGCGCCGTGCGGCTGCTGCGCGAGGTGGCCTCCAGCACCCGTCGGGTCAACCTGCCCTTCTCCATCTACACCCGGGCCACCGGCCTGCGGGACCTGCGCACCAACAACTCCCTGCAGGACGACCGGTCGCTGGTGGCCGCGATGGATTTCGCCGCCAGTCAGTTCACCCGGCGGGCACAGGCGACGACCGCCTTCGTGGACCCGGACATGCTCGACTCCGACTCCCCGGTCACCCGTCACCTGGCGGAGTTGGCCCGACTGGCCGACGACCACTCCGGCAGCATCGTCCTGATCACCGACACCCCGTTGTGGAGCGGGCTGCAACGGCTGGGCATGAGCATCACCCTGGAGCCGCCGAACGTCGACGAGATGTACGACATCGTGGTCGGCTTCCTCAAGGAGCAGCAGGGCGCGATCACCATCGACTGGACCGCCGCCGACGCCCGACGCGCCGCCCAGTTCCTGGTCGGGGTGCCCGAGGGCACCGCGGTGAACATCCTCGCCACCATCGCCACGGCCGGACGCCTGCACCGGGAGGATCTCGATCGGCTCACCGAGGTCAAGGACAAGCACTTCTCCGACCTGGCCGGCCTGGAACGGGTCCCGCTGGGAGCGGCCGACCACCTGATCGGCGGTCTGCACCAGCTGCGTACCTGGCTGGACCTCCGCCACAAGGTGATGCTCTCCGACCTGCGGGAGACCTGGCTGCGCCCACCCCGGGGGGTGCTGCTGGTCGGGGTGCCGGGCTGCGGAAAGTCCCTCTCCGCCAAGGCGGTGGCCGCCCAGTGGCGGCTACCGCTGTACCGGCTCGACTTCGCCGCCATACTCGGCATGTACGTCGGGCAGTCCGAGGCCCGGTTGCGGGAGGCCCTGGAGATGGCCGACCGGACCGCGCCCTGTGTGCTCTGGATCGACGAGATCGAGAAGGGCCTGTCCGGGCAGTACGACTCGACCGGGGTTAGCCGGCGCATGGTCGGACAGTTCCTGTACTGGTTGCAGGAGTCACGGTCCCGGGTGTTCGTCGTGGCCACCTCCAACGACGTCCGTTCCCTGCCACCGGAGCTGCTGCGTAAGGGGCGCTTCGACGAACTCTTCTTCGTCGACCTGCCGGACGAGACCGAACGGGCGGAGATCATCCGGCTCTACCACGGCCGCTACCTGCGCACCGAGCCGGACGAGGAACTGGTCGGTCGGCTCGTGGCCGCCTCCGACGGCTTCGCCGGCTCCGACATCGAGGCGGCGCTGCGCGAGCTGGGATACACCGTCCACACCGAGGGCGCCGCCAGCCTGCGGCCCGAGTTCGTCGTGGACACCTTCGTCAACACCAACCCGATGAGCCGTACCCATCCCGAGGAGATCGCCGAGCTGCGGGCCTGGGGCCGGGAGCGGGCGATTCCCGCCGGTGCCTCCGGTGCCGCCGGTACGCCGGCTGCCGGTGGCCGCCGCCGGGTGATCGTCCCGGGAGACACCTGA
- a CDS encoding caspase family protein, which translates to MTRRVFALLVGIDRYQAVGPLQGCHNDVLAVRDYLRVRAGVSDPQAIRLLANEDATREAVIAGLREHLGQAGPGDTALFWFSGHGSWAPVPEELSHLEPSGQMQTLVCHDSRHDQVPDLYDKELLLLCGEIAATGAHLAVVLDSCHSHSGTRDLVRYAPAATTPPRLEALLPQLRQVLTRPPTQHVALAACRSTETAGETWADGRAYGLFSWSLLSAMRRLAPSTTYRDLLVAARCEVERRSRQQVPQLEPVTPGIADQPFLGGRITLPAIGIRMRRVRGEWEIDAGSCHGLSLASAEQDVRVAVPGTLLREARIMRVHPERSVVAPLGWEPDEDTQYPVVLSRVPMPRVTVAVDGATDPVLTALASAGPGGGPSPHVRPVEGGADLLLEVRQPDRVHIRDADGFPLCPELPLDDGGRRAVLALEHLARVHQVKALVNPISRLTGAVGLELVEARPGEPAAPAHRPPLLPGGDGTLHLRYRWEQGTWRPPTVFIRLRNDSDRPLFFVLLNITERHRVHATLFAGEHVAPGQVGAALYGRAVEFTMPAGDPVRPGARTRDWLLLLAAEEQFSSAPFELPAIEDIWRDRRRTPLAVAGLLGRLGLAAVHRDAGAAGAGASDWITLAVPVVTEVPAGRGAQLAGERR; encoded by the coding sequence ATGACCAGGCGGGTCTTCGCGCTGCTGGTCGGGATCGACCGCTACCAGGCCGTGGGCCCGCTTCAGGGATGCCACAACGACGTGCTCGCGGTGCGGGACTATCTGCGGGTACGCGCCGGGGTGAGCGACCCGCAGGCCATCCGGCTGCTGGCGAACGAGGATGCCACCCGTGAGGCCGTCATCGCGGGCCTACGCGAGCACCTGGGCCAGGCCGGGCCGGGCGACACCGCCCTGTTCTGGTTCAGCGGGCACGGCTCCTGGGCTCCGGTGCCGGAGGAACTGTCCCACCTGGAGCCCTCCGGTCAGATGCAGACCCTGGTCTGCCACGACAGCCGACACGACCAGGTGCCGGACCTCTACGACAAGGAACTGCTGCTGCTGTGCGGCGAGATAGCCGCCACGGGTGCGCACCTGGCGGTCGTGCTGGACAGCTGCCACTCCCACAGCGGCACCCGTGACCTGGTCCGCTACGCCCCCGCCGCGACCACCCCGCCGAGGCTGGAAGCACTGCTGCCGCAGTTGCGCCAGGTCCTGACCCGGCCACCCACCCAGCATGTCGCACTGGCGGCCTGCCGGTCGACCGAGACGGCCGGGGAGACCTGGGCGGACGGACGGGCGTACGGCCTGTTCAGCTGGTCCCTGCTGAGCGCCATGCGCCGGCTGGCTCCCTCGACGACCTACCGCGACCTGCTGGTGGCCGCGCGATGCGAGGTGGAACGCCGGTCCCGGCAGCAGGTCCCGCAGTTGGAACCGGTCACCCCCGGCATCGCCGACCAGCCCTTCCTGGGTGGACGGATCACCCTGCCCGCCATCGGCATCCGGATGCGTAGGGTCCGGGGAGAATGGGAGATCGATGCCGGCTCCTGCCACGGGTTGTCCCTGGCCTCGGCCGAGCAGGACGTCCGGGTCGCCGTACCCGGGACACTGCTGCGGGAGGCGCGGATCATGCGGGTCCATCCGGAACGCAGCGTGGTCGCGCCGCTGGGCTGGGAACCCGACGAGGACACCCAGTACCCGGTGGTGCTGAGCCGGGTCCCGATGCCGAGGGTCACCGTGGCGGTCGACGGGGCGACCGACCCGGTGCTCACCGCGCTGGCCTCGGCCGGGCCGGGGGGAGGACCCTCTCCGCACGTACGACCGGTCGAGGGCGGTGCCGACCTGCTGCTGGAGGTACGCCAGCCGGACCGGGTGCACATCCGGGACGCGGACGGGTTCCCGCTCTGCCCGGAGCTGCCCCTCGACGACGGCGGTCGACGGGCCGTCCTGGCCCTGGAACACCTGGCCCGGGTGCATCAGGTCAAGGCCCTGGTGAACCCGATCTCCCGGCTGACCGGAGCGGTCGGCCTGGAACTGGTCGAGGCCCGCCCGGGTGAGCCGGCGGCACCCGCGCACCGCCCGCCCCTGCTGCCGGGCGGAGACGGCACCCTGCATCTTCGCTACCGGTGGGAGCAGGGGACCTGGCGACCCCCGACGGTCTTCATCCGGTTGCGCAACGACAGCGACCGGCCACTCTTCTTCGTCCTGCTGAACATCACCGAACGGCACCGCGTCCACGCCACCCTCTTCGCCGGGGAACATGTCGCACCCGGGCAGGTCGGGGCGGCGCTGTACGGCCGAGCGGTCGAGTTCACCATGCCGGCCGGCGATCCGGTGCGACCGGGAGCGCGCACCCGGGACTGGCTGCTGCTGCTCGCCGCCGAGGAACAGTTCAGCTCCGCCCCGTTCGAGCTGCCGGCGATCGAGGACATCTGGCGCGACCGGAGGCGTACCCCACTGGCCGTCGCCGGTCTCCTGGGCCGACTGGGGTTGGCCGCGGTGCACCGGGACGCCGGTGCCGCCGGCGCGGGCGCCAGCGACTGGATCACCCTGGCCGTGCCGGTGGTCACCGAGGTGCCCGCCGGTCGCGGTGCCCAGCTGGCCGGTGAGCGTCGGTGA